Proteins found in one Quercus robur chromosome 2, dhQueRobu3.1, whole genome shotgun sequence genomic segment:
- the LOC126714048 gene encoding protein C2-DOMAIN ABA-RELATED 4-like, which yields MESLLGLLRIHVHRGVNLAVRDVRSSDPYVVIKMGKQKLKTRVVKKNINPEWNEDLTLSVADPSLPIKIFVFDKDTFSLDDKMGDAEFEIGSFLEALKMRLEGLPNGTIISRVQPNRQNCLAEESCIIWTDGKAVQNMVLRLRNVESGEVELQLQWIDIPGSRGL from the exons aTGGAGAGCCTTTTGGGTCTGCTTAGGATTCATGTCCACAGAGGGGTGAACCTCGCAGTCAGGGATGTCAGAAGCAGTGATCCTTATGTTGTTATCAAAATGGGCAAGCAG AAGCTGAAGACTCGTGTAGTGAAGAAGAATATCAATCCAGAGTGGAATGAAGATTTGACTCTTTCTGTAGCTGATCCCAGTCTTCCAATAAAGATT TTTGTATTCGACAAAGACACATTTTCTCTGGATGATAAAATGGGGGATGCTGAGTTTGAGATTGGTTCATTTCTTGAAGCCTTAAAGATGCGCTTGGAAGGCCTTCCTAATGGAACAATAATTTCGAGAGTACAACCAAACAGGCAAAACTGTCTAGCTGAAGAGAGCTGCATTATCTGGACTGATGGCAAAGCTGTTCAAAATATGGTTCTTAGACTGCGAAATGTGGAGAGCGGCGAGGTGGAACTCCAGTTACAGTGGATTGACATTCCTGGTTCCCGGGGTTTGTAG